From Rudanella lutea DSM 19387, a single genomic window includes:
- a CDS encoding HNH endonuclease domain-containing protein, whose amino-acid sequence MQLPESTELDISRLARVFADTTNSYKFYWLLAILDDLKENDRSIISLNDLALRMVANVWYPLDYFKLSFGSQDGFKPIADFVSARMVVDHSKNSLPVFEQLTTKLTHQELATVYKMVDTRVRYVPYRFVRPFLSEFITVEDKGDNVKNAIVHFSNTLFAVDPNRVMYRFSKGAIEISSVWKDYLQKHQAILRGFTYWHLLRFLQKNNPIVVGLPDKLFKHSERDLKQAETFWKSYLQTHSALTCIYSGQLITRQNISLDHFLPWSYVVHDQLWNIIPTPKSVNSAKNNSLPSEVAYFEKYAQLQFDAFTFHAQNGHSKLLADYFALFGQDLNSLQNQPYAWFREGLERAVLPQLQTARNMGFAYPFIYKSTD is encoded by the coding sequence ATGCAACTACCTGAAAGCACGGAGCTAGACATTTCGCGCCTTGCCCGCGTTTTTGCGGACACAACTAACTCATATAAGTTTTACTGGCTACTGGCAATTCTGGACGACCTGAAAGAAAACGACAGAAGCATCATCTCTCTTAACGACCTTGCTCTAAGGATGGTTGCCAACGTCTGGTATCCGCTCGATTATTTCAAGCTATCGTTTGGCAGTCAGGACGGTTTTAAACCAATTGCCGATTTTGTGTCGGCTCGCATGGTGGTTGACCATAGCAAAAACTCACTCCCTGTTTTTGAGCAGTTGACGACAAAGTTGACACATCAAGAATTAGCTACGGTCTATAAAATGGTCGATACGCGAGTTCGCTACGTACCTTATCGGTTTGTTCGGCCATTTCTGAGCGAGTTTATTACAGTTGAGGACAAGGGCGATAACGTGAAAAATGCCATTGTGCATTTCAGCAATACTTTGTTTGCTGTAGATCCTAACCGCGTAATGTATCGTTTTTCGAAAGGAGCTATCGAAATCAGTTCGGTCTGGAAAGACTATCTGCAAAAACACCAGGCCATTTTGCGGGGCTTCACCTACTGGCATCTACTGAGATTCTTACAGAAAAACAACCCGATCGTTGTGGGTTTGCCTGATAAGCTTTTCAAACATAGTGAGCGAGACCTGAAGCAAGCCGAAACATTCTGGAAAAGCTATTTGCAAACTCACTCTGCGTTAACCTGCATTTATTCCGGTCAACTGATCACCCGGCAGAATATTAGCTTAGATCATTTTCTGCCCTGGTCATACGTCGTTCATGACCAGCTTTGGAACATCATCCCAACGCCTAAATCGGTCAATTCGGCTAAAAACAACTCGCTTCCTTCCGAAGTAGCTTATTTTGAAAAGTACGCCCAATTGCAATTTGATGCTTTTACGTTTCACGCTCAGAATGGGCACAGTAAGCTGTTAGCTGATTATTTCGCCTTATTTGGACAAGATTTGAACAGTTTGCAGAATCAACCTTACGCGTGGTTTCGTGAAGGTTTAGAACGCGCCGTTCTACCCCAGCTTCAAACCGCCCGGAACATGGGTTTTGCCTATCCATTTATCTATAAATCCACTGATTAA
- a CDS encoding RNA 2'-phosphotransferase: MLAEAQTTRVSKFLSLVLRHKPEEIGITLDENGWTDVPTLLVKLAAKGHRITHEQLRFIVETNNKKRFAFNENETRIRANQGHSVEVDLGYVQKQPPNFLFHGTATRFLDAILAEGLKKMDRHHVHLSVDEQTAYKVGSRHGKPVILTVKAGEMVADGHVFYQSENGVWLTDHVPTAYLIHE; this comes from the coding sequence ATGCTCGCCGAAGCACAAACCACACGCGTTAGTAAATTTCTCAGTCTGGTGCTGCGTCATAAACCCGAAGAAATTGGCATTACGCTGGATGAAAACGGCTGGACGGATGTACCAACGCTCCTGGTAAAACTGGCTGCGAAAGGGCACCGTATCACACACGAGCAGCTACGTTTCATAGTTGAGACCAACAATAAAAAGCGGTTTGCTTTCAACGAAAACGAGACCCGTATTCGGGCAAATCAGGGTCATTCAGTAGAAGTTGATTTGGGTTATGTGCAGAAACAGCCACCCAATTTTTTGTTTCACGGCACAGCAACACGGTTTTTGGATGCAATTCTGGCCGAGGGACTAAAGAAGATGGACCGCCATCATGTACACCTGAGTGTCGACGAACAAACAGCGTATAAAGTGGGTAGCCGACACGGCAAGCCGGTAATATTGACGGTCAAAGCGGGGGAGATGGTTGCTGATGGGCACGTTTTTTACCAGTCTGAAAACGGTGTTTGGCTAACCGACCACGTACCAACGGCCTACCTTATTCATGAATAA
- a CDS encoding HIT family protein, which produces MNNPQNPYSHLTAKQRDTPSLPIRMLHERKLLHGRVLDYGCGFGQDVRFLQAKGFDAHGYDPHHAPDWPAGTFDTIVCFYVLNVLFPDEQTDVLLNVSRLLKPSGRAYFAVRRDISRDGFRTHQLHGKPVYQCSVVLPFTSIYRNENTEFYEYRHFNQLATEPTSCPFCSPKPKLELLAETTLTYAVLDGYPVSKGHALVMPKRHVANFFELPLLEQNECWQVVNKVQEILTERYAPDGFNVGLNVGTAGGQKFPHASIHVIPRYASNAGGGIRNVTKR; this is translated from the coding sequence ATGAATAACCCACAAAACCCATACAGCCACCTCACCGCCAAGCAACGAGACACGCCCTCGTTGCCTATTCGGATGCTGCACGAGCGCAAATTGCTGCATGGCCGGGTGCTGGATTATGGCTGCGGGTTCGGGCAGGATGTGCGTTTTCTGCAAGCAAAGGGCTTCGACGCGCACGGCTACGACCCGCACCATGCTCCTGACTGGCCCGCCGGAACGTTCGATACCATTGTTTGCTTCTATGTGCTCAACGTGTTGTTCCCCGACGAGCAAACCGATGTGTTGCTCAACGTTTCGCGCCTACTCAAACCAAGCGGGCGGGCCTACTTCGCGGTTCGGCGCGACATCAGCCGCGATGGTTTCCGAACGCACCAGCTACACGGCAAACCCGTTTATCAATGCAGTGTGGTGTTGCCGTTCACGTCCATCTACCGAAACGAGAATACCGAGTTTTACGAATATCGGCATTTTAACCAACTCGCTACCGAGCCAACAAGCTGCCCGTTTTGCTCGCCCAAACCCAAATTGGAACTACTAGCCGAAACAACATTGACCTATGCCGTGCTGGATGGTTATCCTGTGAGCAAAGGCCACGCGTTGGTGATGCCAAAAAGACATGTCGCCAACTTCTTCGAGTTGCCCTTGTTGGAGCAAAACGAATGCTGGCAGGTAGTCAATAAAGTGCAGGAGATTTTGACGGAACGTTACGCGCCGGATGGCTTCAATGTAGGCCTAAATGTCGGGACAGCGGGCGGGCAGAAATTCCCTCACGCGAGTATCCACGTGATTCCGCGTTACGCGAGCAACGCAGGGGGAGGGATCAGGAACGTAACTAAGCGGTGA
- a CDS encoding AAA family ATPase — MLIKKITIQNFLCYYGTDNEFLFTEGLNMVLGANGYGKSKLYDAFQWVFGDGITDNATTATLSKLRPTSVVKGELVSEKAKEQCAVGESVEAKVCIEVEAVRNNAPKAYQLIRTYTIRRTSTKQWVEPAKSEFQLFEYDIISFKPIPPSRYEEVLEWLIPVDVRPYVWFQGERGINNLIDTSNTTSLRNVIKKLSDIDRWDRYIQATQKAYETAKNAFDLELKKSQKGQEEIEKLQTEYRLLEREIAQLEGQITSALQNEQFAKEKKDGLLASIEFAQKINEYTQTRDQARRAYENAVKEADTFNETLGRKLFTDNWVLLDTTFLLRKFEEKHEAYDVAVATRKAIANLDKKLGEKLQIRLPDNVPEPMYVRQMLADEHCKVCDRPAPEGSDAYEAIRSLLLPEPEISQPELPRTNLKSFFKQLMQNGLGMASSIESINYRVQQSMHDGQMKQEQVGATKLELEARMRELQEQEQTSGITNARDIMNSMDGAIADITKFGRDLDKYRTQKEQKENRQKQINDRLNVLSQGQVPPYLIQKKEMLFDMAELAKRVKDTKYRELVRQLEDAANEHYRNINAPTGAFYGTIRFVETGTDGGYRPAILNADGREVSNLNTSLVSSLKLSIIMAIVSANKTRNYASFYPLISDAPVSDFDVVKAMTFFNETANTFTQSIVIVKELLLEDPDRVGRYKPDYERLRELKESMQRTGKALNVYQLDMPDGVSNTHRSELEVTIQKIAL, encoded by the coding sequence ATGCTTATCAAAAAAATAACCATCCAGAATTTCCTTTGCTACTACGGCACTGATAATGAGTTCCTGTTTACGGAAGGGCTGAATATGGTGCTTGGGGCCAACGGCTACGGAAAATCAAAGCTCTACGACGCCTTTCAGTGGGTGTTTGGCGATGGCATTACGGATAACGCTACCACCGCAACCCTAAGTAAGCTTAGGCCTACAAGCGTGGTTAAAGGTGAGTTAGTGTCCGAAAAAGCCAAAGAGCAGTGTGCTGTTGGCGAGTCGGTTGAAGCAAAAGTTTGCATTGAAGTGGAAGCTGTCCGCAACAACGCCCCCAAAGCTTATCAGTTAATTAGAACCTATACCATCCGCCGAACCAGCACCAAGCAGTGGGTTGAACCTGCCAAAAGCGAGTTTCAGCTATTCGAATACGACATCATTTCGTTCAAACCTATCCCGCCGAGCCGATATGAAGAGGTGCTGGAATGGCTGATTCCGGTCGATGTGCGGCCCTACGTATGGTTTCAGGGCGAACGCGGAATCAATAACCTGATCGATACGTCAAACACGACCTCGCTCCGGAATGTGATCAAAAAGCTCTCGGACATTGACCGTTGGGATCGATACATTCAGGCGACACAAAAGGCCTACGAAACGGCTAAGAACGCATTTGATCTGGAACTAAAAAAATCACAGAAAGGGCAGGAGGAAATTGAGAAACTGCAAACTGAATACCGGTTGCTTGAACGGGAAATTGCCCAATTAGAGGGGCAGATTACCTCGGCTCTGCAGAATGAGCAATTTGCCAAAGAAAAGAAAGACGGGCTGTTGGCAAGTATCGAGTTTGCCCAGAAAATTAACGAGTACACCCAAACCCGCGATCAGGCCCGCCGGGCTTATGAAAACGCCGTAAAAGAAGCCGATACGTTCAACGAAACCCTGGGCCGCAAGCTCTTCACCGACAATTGGGTGCTGCTGGATACCACGTTCCTGCTCCGAAAATTTGAAGAAAAACACGAAGCCTACGACGTGGCCGTGGCTACACGCAAAGCTATTGCCAACTTAGACAAAAAATTGGGTGAGAAACTACAGATTCGGCTGCCCGACAACGTGCCGGAGCCGATGTATGTCCGGCAAATGCTTGCCGACGAACACTGTAAGGTTTGCGACCGACCGGCCCCCGAAGGCAGTGATGCCTACGAAGCCATCCGAAGTTTACTCTTGCCCGAACCGGAAATTAGTCAACCCGAACTCCCCCGAACGAATCTGAAGTCGTTTTTTAAGCAATTGATGCAAAACGGGCTGGGTATGGCGAGCAGTATCGAAAGCATCAACTACCGGGTGCAGCAGTCGATGCACGACGGACAAATGAAGCAGGAACAGGTAGGGGCTACCAAACTGGAACTGGAAGCCCGGATGCGCGAGCTTCAGGAGCAGGAGCAAACGAGCGGCATCACCAACGCACGTGACATCATGAACTCGATGGATGGAGCTATTGCTGATATAACAAAGTTTGGCCGTGATCTGGATAAGTACCGGACGCAAAAAGAGCAGAAAGAAAATCGGCAGAAACAAATTAACGACCGGCTGAACGTGCTCTCGCAGGGGCAGGTACCGCCCTATCTGATTCAGAAGAAAGAGATGTTGTTCGACATGGCCGAGTTGGCCAAGCGCGTCAAAGATACCAAGTACCGCGAGTTGGTGCGGCAACTCGAAGACGCGGCTAATGAACACTACCGCAACATCAACGCGCCCACGGGAGCTTTCTACGGCACCATCCGGTTTGTGGAAACCGGCACCGATGGCGGTTACCGACCGGCTATCCTGAATGCCGATGGGCGCGAGGTGAGCAACCTGAATACCTCACTCGTTAGCTCGCTGAAGCTCTCTATCATCATGGCTATTGTGTCGGCCAATAAAACCCGCAACTATGCTTCATTTTACCCACTCATTTCCGACGCGCCCGTGTCGGACTTCGACGTGGTAAAGGCGATGACGTTCTTCAACGAAACGGCCAATACGTTTACGCAAAGCATTGTAATTGTGAAAGAGTTACTGCTCGAAGACCCTGACCGCGTGGGTCGCTACAAGCCTGATTACGAACGGCTCCGCGAGTTAAAAGAGAGTATGCAGCGCACCGGTAAAGCGTTGAACGTGTATCAGTTGGACATGCCTGATGGGGTCTCGAACACCCACCGGAGCGAACTGGAAGTGACGATTCAGAAGATTGCCCTTTGA
- a CDS encoding DEAD/DEAH box helicase family protein has product MLADITFPPSEEYRTGTQHEPLTFYMEALVESTRLDLLLGYFSSSAIRVLALGFAKFISNGGRARLIINHILSQPDKEALLVGTSGGIAPNAFSTKDFQSLRQALDSYGHHFFSCLAWLIATERVQIRAIRPKHGRGIAHYKSGILGDGRDKVKFRGSCNFTASGLLENLEELEIRTSWGANPTVFSSYEDEYERLFGGTADHAELIPFADIEAVILRDYGGKDLDELLTAEQQLIAQQAKQVRNKTHQKAVQRILQKIETYLASPRFPYESGPRLYQQEAYQNWLENDCKGIFAMATGTGKTITSLNCVLNESAKTGTYQVVILVPTTVLVEQWTGECRRFNFRKVIAVSGKSVEWPAQLGSITTQLSFGVATSFVIIATYRSFTNSQFQTYFKRLPTTTVLVADEAHNIASPSVAKLLDGIHLQKRIGLSATPKRIYDPEGSEKMEAFFADKEPYTYSFPMERAIDEGILCPYYYYPKIVSLTQEEMVAYAEISAKLAKLYARAKGDEKASASVEMLLMQRKRIIHKAQNKLTTFEKILSDIMTRHGRIDYTLVYAPEGYYADSEIDEEAFAELSDENRIIDFYANIIRRVSPTTTLTQYTSDSADKDLTLKQFEQGQINALLSMKCLDEGVDIPRTEQAIFCSSTGNPRQFIQRRGRILRQHPAKSFAYIYDMVVIPRTDPNSFTFQLEQRLVQKELERVVHFAFMAQNKYEATEVFREVCNSYGLNLDTIHKELSA; this is encoded by the coding sequence ATGCTCGCCGACATTACCTTTCCCCCCTCCGAAGAGTACCGAACCGGCACCCAACACGAACCGCTGACCTTCTATATGGAAGCATTGGTAGAAAGCACCCGGCTAGACCTGTTGTTAGGGTATTTTAGTTCGTCGGCAATTCGGGTGTTAGCGTTGGGGTTTGCTAAATTTATCAGCAATGGTGGGCGGGCTCGACTAATAATTAACCACATTTTGTCGCAACCGGATAAGGAAGCCCTCTTAGTTGGCACTTCGGGCGGGATAGCCCCAAATGCATTCTCGACTAAGGACTTTCAGAGCCTCCGCCAAGCGCTTGATAGCTATGGGCATCACTTCTTTTCGTGTTTGGCGTGGCTCATTGCCACCGAGCGCGTACAGATTCGCGCCATCCGACCCAAACATGGGCGTGGCATCGCTCACTACAAATCAGGTATTTTGGGCGATGGCCGGGATAAAGTCAAATTTCGTGGCTCGTGTAACTTCACGGCGTCGGGGTTGTTAGAAAACCTCGAAGAACTGGAAATTCGCACGTCGTGGGGAGCCAATCCTACCGTTTTTAGCAGCTATGAAGACGAGTATGAACGTTTATTTGGGGGCACCGCTGACCATGCCGAACTCATTCCATTTGCCGATATTGAAGCCGTCATTCTGCGCGACTATGGCGGCAAAGACCTCGACGAGTTGCTGACTGCGGAGCAGCAACTTATTGCTCAACAGGCCAAACAGGTACGAAATAAAACCCACCAAAAAGCTGTACAACGCATTTTGCAGAAGATCGAAACTTACTTGGCATCGCCCCGATTTCCATACGAGAGCGGCCCACGCCTATATCAGCAGGAAGCCTATCAAAACTGGCTGGAAAATGATTGCAAGGGTATTTTTGCGATGGCAACCGGCACCGGCAAAACCATTACCTCGCTGAATTGCGTGCTGAATGAATCGGCAAAAACTGGTACCTATCAAGTCGTTATTCTGGTGCCAACCACCGTATTGGTAGAACAGTGGACGGGCGAATGTCGAAGGTTTAATTTCCGCAAGGTTATTGCCGTTTCTGGAAAATCGGTGGAGTGGCCCGCCCAACTCGGAAGTATTACGACGCAATTGAGTTTCGGAGTCGCTACGTCGTTTGTCATCATTGCTACGTACCGCTCATTTACAAATTCGCAGTTTCAGACGTACTTCAAGCGACTGCCTACAACCACCGTACTGGTGGCCGATGAAGCGCATAACATCGCGTCGCCATCGGTGGCTAAACTGCTCGACGGAATCCATCTACAAAAACGAATCGGGTTATCAGCCACCCCCAAGCGTATTTATGACCCCGAAGGCTCGGAGAAGATGGAAGCGTTTTTTGCTGACAAAGAGCCTTATACGTATAGTTTTCCGATGGAGCGGGCCATCGACGAAGGGATTCTTTGCCCTTACTATTACTACCCTAAAATTGTTAGCCTGACACAGGAGGAGATGGTGGCTTATGCCGAAATCTCTGCCAAGCTCGCCAAGCTGTATGCCCGCGCCAAAGGGGATGAAAAAGCGTCGGCATCGGTGGAGATGCTGCTGATGCAACGCAAACGCATTATTCACAAAGCGCAGAACAAGCTGACTACCTTCGAGAAAATTCTGTCTGACATTATGACCCGGCACGGCCGCATCGATTATACGCTCGTGTATGCCCCCGAAGGCTACTATGCTGACAGCGAGATAGACGAAGAAGCTTTTGCCGAATTGAGCGACGAAAACCGAATCATTGATTTCTACGCCAATATTATCCGGCGCGTGTCGCCCACTACCACCCTCACACAATACACAAGCGACTCGGCCGATAAGGATTTAACGCTGAAGCAGTTTGAACAGGGGCAGATCAACGCGCTGCTGTCAATGAAGTGCCTGGACGAGGGCGTTGATATTCCGCGCACGGAGCAGGCCATTTTCTGCTCAAGCACCGGGAATCCCCGACAGTTTATCCAACGGCGGGGGCGCATTTTGCGGCAACACCCGGCCAAAAGTTTCGCCTACATCTACGACATGGTGGTGATTCCGCGGACCGATCCCAATAGCTTTACCTTCCAGTTAGAGCAACGTTTGGTGCAGAAAGAGCTCGAACGGGTTGTACATTTTGCCTTTATGGCCCAAAATAAATACGAAGCCACCGAGGTGTTTCGCGAAGTATGCAACAGCTATGGACTCAACTTAGATACCATTCACAAAGAACTCAGTGCCTAA
- a CDS encoding S41 family peptidase — translation MAEDTNFGRRQDPPIQNDKATVRLPMLLGVTLAGGMLIGATFFGGAKSVNTIGRGYTKYKEILQLIENNYVDTVNTDDLVDYSITKMLEKLDPHTAYMNPDEAVAARSQLEGGFDGIGVEFNIYKDTVYVVAPLAGGPSETAGIRSGDKILKVNETSLTGGKVDNGSVFQALRGKKGTEVRLTILSKGEKAPKVVTVTRDRIPTYSVDASYMIDAKTGYIKVNRFSETTYEEFRTALGQLKQQGMTQLMLDLRNNPGGYMDRATSLADELIDGNKLLVYTNGKDTRYDRQTFAKIAGQFEHGPVVVLIDEGSASASEIVAGALQDHDRALIVGRRSFGKGLVQMPVQLSDGSELRLTISRYYTPSGRSIQKPYVLGHESEYEHELEARSKRGEYFIADSIKNDPKLKFKTDNGRVVYGGGGITPDYFIPRDTTWQTNYLGQLYGKNIIREYALEYAADNRKTLEKLPFAEFNKTVNFGDEQMAQLVKDATAQGIKFNEKEFARSKKYIQAQVKAYVARYTYQRNNRSGQNNEFYRVMSDADETYRKALTLFDRARQLERGETLSSAKK, via the coding sequence ATGGCGGAGGATACGAACTTTGGCCGGCGGCAGGACCCGCCCATCCAAAATGATAAGGCAACGGTGCGTTTGCCCATGTTGCTGGGTGTGACCCTGGCTGGTGGTATGCTTATTGGCGCTACGTTTTTTGGCGGGGCCAAGAGTGTGAATACCATCGGGCGAGGCTACACGAAGTACAAAGAGATTCTGCAATTGATCGAGAATAACTACGTGGATACGGTCAATACCGACGATCTGGTAGATTATTCGATCACCAAGATGCTGGAGAAACTCGATCCGCACACGGCCTATATGAACCCCGACGAAGCCGTAGCAGCCCGCTCTCAGCTGGAAGGTGGTTTCGATGGCATCGGGGTCGAATTCAATATCTACAAAGATACCGTGTACGTGGTGGCCCCGTTGGCGGGCGGCCCTTCCGAAACAGCCGGGATTCGGAGTGGTGATAAAATTTTAAAAGTGAACGAAACCTCGCTGACGGGTGGTAAGGTGGACAACGGGTCGGTGTTTCAGGCTCTACGCGGTAAAAAAGGGACTGAAGTGCGCCTGACGATCCTGAGCAAAGGCGAAAAGGCCCCTAAGGTGGTGACCGTTACCCGCGACCGGATTCCGACCTACTCGGTCGATGCTTCGTACATGATCGACGCAAAGACGGGCTACATCAAAGTCAACCGCTTTTCGGAAACTACCTACGAGGAGTTCCGCACGGCGCTGGGGCAGCTCAAGCAGCAGGGTATGACACAACTCATGCTCGACCTGCGCAATAACCCCGGTGGCTACATGGACCGGGCTACGAGTCTGGCCGACGAGCTGATTGATGGTAACAAACTGCTGGTGTACACCAATGGAAAAGATACCCGGTACGATCGGCAGACATTCGCCAAGATTGCCGGTCAGTTTGAGCACGGGCCGGTGGTGGTTCTGATTGACGAGGGTAGCGCTTCGGCTTCGGAGATTGTGGCTGGTGCTTTACAGGACCACGACCGGGCGTTGATTGTGGGTCGGCGGTCGTTTGGTAAAGGACTGGTACAAATGCCGGTACAGTTATCCGACGGTTCGGAGCTTCGGCTGACTATCTCGCGTTACTATACGCCAAGCGGGCGCAGTATTCAGAAACCCTACGTACTGGGTCACGAAAGCGAATACGAACACGAGCTGGAGGCCCGTTCGAAGCGGGGAGAGTACTTCATTGCTGACTCGATCAAGAACGATCCGAAGCTGAAGTTTAAAACCGACAATGGTCGGGTAGTGTACGGCGGTGGGGGTATTACGCCCGACTATTTTATTCCGCGCGACACTACGTGGCAAACGAATTATCTGGGGCAGCTGTACGGCAAAAATATCATTCGGGAGTATGCGCTTGAGTATGCGGCCGACAACCGCAAGACGCTGGAGAAATTGCCCTTTGCCGAGTTTAACAAGACGGTCAACTTTGGCGATGAGCAAATGGCCCAACTGGTGAAGGATGCAACGGCTCAGGGCATCAAATTCAACGAGAAGGAGTTTGCCCGGTCGAAGAAATATATTCAGGCACAGGTGAAAGCGTACGTGGCTCGTTACACATATCAGCGCAACAACCGCAGCGGCCAAAACAACGAGTTTTACCGGGTTATGAGCGATGCCGACGAGACATATCGGAAGGCCCTGACCCTATTTGACCGGGCCCGGCAGTTGGAGCGTGGCGAAACCCTGTCGTCGGCGAAGAAGTAG
- a CDS encoding acetoacetate--CoA ligase, which produces MTTPLWKPNRFLAEHSTLKKYTEWLFIKRGLYFRDYDDLWDWSVTDLEDFWESIYQFFDVQSHTPYFDVLDRPQPGPPNWGMLGTRWFTGATVNYAEHIFRHKSVQHPALIFQAEGRDPFQMSWHVLERQVAAVAAYLRDAGVGMGDRVVSVLPNIPETVVSFLATASLGAVWSSCSPDFGTASIVDRFRQIEPKVLLAVDGYFYNGKLIDKTAVMQELRQALPTVERVIWVPYADLPAQNRLTGSDLWAEVVQTPNTGLYFEPVPFNDPIWVLYSSGTTGKPKAITHSVGGCLLEHLKALALHQDVRPGERYFWYSTTGWMMWNFGLASMLLGATLVLYEGAPAYPNLNALWDLAERAQVNHFGGGAAYFVSCMRGGVDGEPLRPIRTHTLTSLRTIGSTGSPLPPEGFRWVYEAVKKDVWLISFSGGTDICSGFVGGCPEVPVYAGEIQRRLLGCKLDAFNEAGEPVQNQLGEMVIREPMPSMPIFFWNDPNQERYRSSYFDTFPNVWRHGDFIRITEHNGVVIYGRSDATLNRDGVRIGTAEIYSAVESVPEVADSLVVGVDLPGGSYFMPLFVTLRDGQDLNDTLIGRIRQAIRTQYSPRHVPDAVYQVSEVPYTISGKKMEMPVKKILAGSDPQTVASRDTMRNPAALDGFVELVASGKIAVAK; this is translated from the coding sequence ATGACTACACCTCTTTGGAAACCCAACCGTTTTCTGGCTGAACATTCAACGCTCAAAAAATATACGGAATGGCTGTTTATCAAACGCGGCCTCTATTTCCGGGATTACGATGATTTATGGGATTGGTCGGTTACTGACCTGGAAGACTTCTGGGAGAGTATCTACCAATTTTTTGATGTGCAGAGCCACACGCCTTATTTCGATGTGCTCGATCGGCCACAGCCCGGACCGCCCAACTGGGGCATGCTCGGCACCCGCTGGTTTACGGGTGCAACGGTCAACTATGCCGAACATATTTTCCGCCACAAAAGCGTACAGCACCCGGCTCTGATTTTTCAGGCCGAGGGGCGCGACCCGTTTCAGATGTCATGGCATGTGCTGGAGCGGCAGGTTGCTGCGGTGGCCGCCTACCTCCGCGATGCCGGGGTTGGTATGGGCGACCGTGTGGTATCGGTACTGCCCAACATACCCGAAACGGTGGTGTCGTTTCTGGCTACAGCCTCGCTGGGGGCGGTCTGGTCAAGTTGCTCGCCCGATTTTGGTACCGCGAGCATTGTCGATCGGTTCCGGCAAATTGAGCCTAAAGTACTGCTGGCCGTTGACGGGTATTTCTACAACGGCAAACTGATCGACAAAACCGCCGTGATGCAGGAGCTTCGGCAGGCACTGCCTACGGTAGAGCGGGTAATCTGGGTGCCCTACGCCGATTTGCCCGCGCAAAACCGGCTGACAGGCTCCGACCTTTGGGCCGAGGTAGTACAAACCCCCAACACAGGCCTGTACTTTGAACCGGTGCCGTTCAACGACCCTATCTGGGTACTTTATTCATCAGGGACAACGGGTAAGCCCAAAGCCATTACGCACAGTGTGGGCGGCTGCCTGCTCGAACACCTCAAGGCGCTGGCCCTGCATCAGGATGTCCGGCCCGGTGAACGGTATTTCTGGTACTCAACTACGGGCTGGATGATGTGGAACTTTGGTCTGGCCTCGATGCTGCTGGGGGCCACCCTCGTCCTGTACGAAGGGGCACCGGCCTACCCCAACCTCAACGCCCTCTGGGACCTGGCCGAACGGGCACAGGTTAACCATTTTGGGGGTGGAGCAGCCTACTTTGTATCGTGTATGCGGGGTGGGGTAGATGGGGAGCCGCTCCGGCCTATACGTACCCACACCCTGACGAGCCTGCGGACGATAGGCTCAACGGGCTCTCCATTGCCGCCCGAGGGCTTCCGGTGGGTGTACGAGGCCGTGAAGAAAGATGTCTGGCTTATTTCGTTTAGTGGCGGCACCGATATCTGTAGCGGTTTTGTGGGCGGGTGCCCGGAGGTGCCCGTGTATGCCGGCGAGATTCAACGCCGGTTGCTGGGTTGCAAACTCGACGCGTTCAACGAAGCGGGCGAGCCGGTGCAGAATCAGCTGGGGGAGATGGTCATCCGGGAACCGATGCCGTCTATGCCGATTTTCTTCTGGAACGACCCTAATCAGGAGCGGTACCGAAGCAGCTACTTTGACACCTTCCCGAATGTGTGGCGGCACGGCGATTTTATCCGTATCACCGAGCACAATGGTGTGGTGATTTACGGCCGCTCAGACGCGACGCTCAACCGCGATGGCGTGCGGATCGGAACCGCCGAGATTTACAGTGCCGTAGAGAGCGTTCCCGAAGTGGCCGATAGCCTTGTGGTGGGCGTAGACCTCCCCGGTGGTAGCTACTTTATGCCGTTGTTTGTAACCTTACGCGATGGACAGGATTTGAACGACACACTTATCGGCCGGATTCGACAGGCTATTCGGACGCAGTACAGCCCGCGTCATGTGCCCGATGCCGTGTATCAGGTGTCGGAGGTGCCGTACACCATCAGCGGCAAAAAAATGGAGATGCCCGTTAAGAAAATCCTGGCTGGCAGCGACCCCCAAACCGTAGCAAGCCGCGATACTATGCGCAACCCGGCGGCACTCGACGGGTTTGTGGAACTGGTAGCGTCGGGAAAGATTGCAGTTGCTAAATAA